In the Pocillopora verrucosa isolate sample1 chromosome 4, ASM3666991v2, whole genome shotgun sequence genome, TGTTGCGTTCATTTGTGGTCGTAACACTCCAGTCCAATAAGCAGAGCGTctctcttcctgtttttgtGCCGCGTCATGAACACAAGGACTCAAATCAATCATCAGTTTAGCTATTTTTTTCGGATACAGTATGTTGCGTTCATTTGTGTTCACGAAAGGCCATCAACCAAGTGGAATAATGCGAAAATATCGAAAATTTCAACAGGTACATTTTCCATGCCTCGCCAAGCCAACAGCGAGCGACTAAGGGAAATGAAAGAAGAGTTTCATGTTCAATTGTGAAGttactaaaatgaaaatgtgCTTCATTGTCTTTTTCCGACTTTCGAAATAATCATTTGTTCCCAGTCTCAACAATTAACGCAATTATTCGTTGCGATCGAGAGGGTAGAGTGAAATTAGTTTGAGTCAATAAGGCTTGTCCGAGATTCTAAGCCATTGTAACAATTCATAAAGATTGCcagatttttttcgtttttggcCAAAGAGCTTATTAACTTTTGTGGGTTTGTGTGCATCATAAAAATGACGAGCATCGTTAGAGTAGGAAAATGAGGGAAAAACATAGGAAACACGATATACTGCTTTCACTTGCGGTCATTTGTGGTCGTTAATGCGTCAGTATCCCGCTAAAAATAAGCTGTTTTGATCATGAATTCTTGTAATTCTTATTGCTCTGACCTTGCCCTGAAGAACAAAAGAGTAAACCTATGACTAATTCTGATTTCATGACATTCTGCCAAAGAATGTAACTACCCAATCACAATACTAGATCAATATAAAAAGGTCATCGTTACTAAgcgttcttttttccttctacCAACTATTTATTCCGCAGCCAACCTCGGCGACGAGTAACTGTTAGTCACTGGGATCCTGCAGATAACATCTCTTCAGCATTTTGAGTGATCATCTTCCTTCAACTTCAAGAACTTCTGAGAGAAGTCAAAGAGCTTTGGTAAGTTGACTTCTCATTTCACTTTTTAGCTGATTGAACAAGCAGCGAATGCATCTGCACAAATTTGTTCTTTGTGCGTAGAAGACGAAGTgtcttaatattttcatttcgaGGGGGAAGACCATCGAGATTTTCCTCGTAAAGCAATAATTAATGCACATCGTTATCGACTTCATAGCACTGAAAAAACGTTGTTCGTTAACAAAAGGAAGTAAACAACAGATTTGCCACCGAAAAGTTTTCGACCGACGTGCTGCCGTTGTCGGTTTGGCGGTGGTTATCTCTATGGGAGAGTCAAGACAGGTTTACTAATAGCAACCATCATCAAAAATATTATACTCTCTCTATGATATTTTAAGACGATTTTATGAAATGAATTTCGGCCTATGTGAGGAAACATCAAAACATCTTTCTGTTCGCCCTTTGGAAAGGGTTTTTGCCTCACGtcatttcaaaataacttcGTAAAATAAGCTTTATTTACTAGTGGTTATAGAACATGTTTCTCACTAAAGGTCCTAAACGAAATTAGTTATTCAGGTCCTCCGGCTGAAACGTTACAGTGAGATCCACTCCGTTAGtttatcttttcttcttcagaaaaTTGATCTCTGCACTTGACGTAAATAGAACAATCCAACTAGCGCTATGAACTTTGCTTAATAGCTAATCAGAAAAACCACAAGAGTATTCACAATCAAAGTTTAAACAACAATGTCAAACTCTAACGAGGATAGGCTCACAGGTAGAATAAAACACGACAAACAGGAATATAAGTCATATAGCGCAAAAAGGGAGGTACAAATTGTTAAGAGTCAGTTGTATAGGAGGAGACATCATATGCACTCAAACTACAAACCGAAGCAATATGAAAGTCAACAATGGCGTCCTTTGCTTTGTAGCTAAGCACTTTTAAGGAGGTCTTATCAATGACAGGAGACAACATAATTTTCTCTCAACAGCAGCggactatttttaatttttgttcaaaatatttattttttagctGAACTCTGAAGGTTTTAGATGAAGATAGATCTGTATAAGTATCCAGTAAACTATAACCTGTTCTCTCGTTtgttttttctagaaaataatgTAGCGAATTGAAACCAACATGACTTAAGACTTCAAATAATTAGGCCTGTCTCTAAGACTCATGTTGTTAACTGAACACAAAGACATAATGAAAAGTGTTCTGACCCGCAAAGATATACGAGTATATTCAGTGTCAATTAAATGTTGCATGTCCTCAACTGGTctaagtttagaaaaaaaaaaggtatttattATAATTGATAATTGATGATCAAACATAGAGCCGGCAATCATTGTAAATCGAGTATTCGCCAATTCGCTACCCTCAATGAAGTACTACATGGTCGATTCTGAAATAATGTTCTGTCTTTTGCTCATTCCAGTGTGCTCTCTTTCAGATATTTACTCCATTGATGTCTTCAGTTTCTGTGATGGGTGACGCTAAAGGTCAGTCGACTTCTTaccaaaattaatatttttcccattttataTCTTAAGTGGCCCGCTGTCATTTTTCCAGCTCTCTTGCACACATAAAAGGCCAAATTGATGGTCAGTTGATtcttaatttaatatttaaattaaagTATCGGCAGAGAAAGCAAGATGCTGGCCTTATTTTCGCAGGTTTTGCAAATATCAGCAAGGTGTGTTGTAGATTGATCAGTGGTCTTTGATCTGCATCGAGGTTTTAATTGTAGTTTACAGTAAATGTCTAATCTGGCTTTCTCAGCCCTTTCTCTCTcccctttttattttgattgtgttTTACTGTACTTTGAAATGGAACTCCTAAAAGCTATCCGAAAAGAAAAATGCGATCCTGAACGTGTGGATTGTTACAAATATCTTGGGGTTACACTGAATCAGCATCTGTCTTCAGAAGATCACGTCTCAAACATTGCCTCCAAAATACGTAAACGAATATCAATTTTATCTAGAATTAAATACATGCTACCTATATCTGTAAGACTAACTTTCTATAACACCATGATCAAGCCCATTTTTGAATACAATAGTATTGCGGGGGGAGACAAAAGAAATACAGTTCATATGGACACTCTTCAAATACTTCAGAACAGAGCTGCGAAGATAATCTTTGGCAGAGAATTAAGAGATTCTGCTACACAAGCTTTGAAAGATCTCAACTGGGTAACTTTAGTCAAAAAGAGAACTATCGACCGatgaatttttgtttacaaatgccTGAACAACCTCATTGggtttgattttggttttaaatcatttaaaaatagaCATGATTGCTATactagaaacaaacaaaaccttgcATTTGAATTATCTAAGACAAACTGGGGTTTTTTCAAAACTGTCCCACACTGTGGAAAGGAACACCTTCGACTTGGAAACCAGAAACGCTGATAACCTTAATGCCTTTAAGAAATCaattgttaagattttttcttaacattatatttttctatttcgCATATACCTTTGTTATATTTTACAATCTTTTATATATAATATTAATTATcctcattatttatttatttatatttttgacatttagCTAAGACCTCCCTGAAAATCATGTTTGTATGAGTGGAGCATCCTCATTAAAGATCATTACTTCTCCTCCCCTGCCCCGACCCTGATTCTCATTTCGCTGGAAATGTGTAAGAAATCTGAATGAATTCTTATTCCTTCCAAGAAACCAGAAGAAATCCCCAGACAGCGCGGAAGGTTACATTTcatctaattttcttttcaccagTGACCTATGACGAGCAAGATGGATCTCTCAGCAGTTGCTTGTCCAACGAGAGAATCTATGGCCCTGGATTGCCGGATGTAATTTCCTTTCCACAAGTACCCTCTCTCAAACCAGGAGAATCTTTCTGCAGCGCCTTGTTCAACGCTCCAAAGAGTGAGAGAATCCGCAATCTGGCAAAGGAATCCACGTTTATCCAGGGCATGGTTAAAGGATCACTTGACCCTAATGTCTATGGCGGCTACATGGTGCAGGATGCTGCTTATTGCTTCAATGCAGTGGATTCTTTCGAACGAGCTGCTGAGAAGATGCAAGAAGTTGGCAAACCTGAATTCTCTTTATTCTACAGAACCCAATCAGAGAGTTTCAAACGCTACAACCTGGATTTTCTACAAAAATGGCGGCTTCGAAATTCAGACAGCGTGGCTATGGGGCCGGCTGCAGCAACGTACGTGGGATATGAACGAGCCTTGAGCCAAAACGATCCCAAGTACCTTTGCATTGCCATGTTACCATGTACCATGCTATGGCCCTGGATTGCAGACCAAATCATAGATTTGACGcaagtcatttttctttttgattaaCAAGGTTCGGAGAcatggttaaaaaaatttcttttgtcaAGTTGAATTGAAAACGTCCTCCTTCAGACGTGTTCTTCATTCTTTTGAACTTCTTTGCTGGGAGTGGTCGGTGCCTCGATCAGTGTTTCATCAAAAGAAGCAGCTGCTTGGAGAAGCTTGGTTTCACAGGTATCGCTATTCAATAACTGTTCGCTTCTTTCTTTGGCCAGCCTCACGATTGAGTCGCACAAGCTTTCAATTGACGAATAATCACAGGTTGTGAAGTCAAACAAGTCCCTGATGAAATCAAGGATAAGGCTCTGCAGAGGATGAAAATAATACTTTAAGGGTAGAAAATAAAGCCGCCTGCATTTATACACAAAAATCAATCATCCTGAGCAGTTATTCGAGAAAATACAGTTTCTACTAAACTCTTGAATTATATCAAATTAATGACATACGCTTGACTGTCaaatgatttaaattaatttacctTGAAGTATTCACAGACTATTTTCAGTTTGTCATCTGATCCCAGGAATCCCCAAGCGAGAACTGGAGAAACATACTGCGCCACTACATAGAAATGAGCCATGAAACCGTAAGGGTCCTGTGTACACAAAAACGTCCAAAATCAGTCGAGTATCAACACAATTTATACAGAGAGGCCCCTATTTTGTCCCTGCTTATATAAAGTTACAGTTTcgaacaacaaaaatgacacCACTAGTTACAATAGCTGCAACTTTTGTTGGTGTAAATTAGATTGGACACTTTGACTCCTATTAGATCTCAtaagtagttctccttactgtctgccatgaaACTTTTGTGATGtcagtttagagaatttggaattggatcaacttataatcacctgatttatatttttcttcattctcataacttgtctgcttgatattgtattgatattgtaagaagaaattctgtctcagtttAAGTAAGGATCGCCTATAAATACTgtgtattttggttttaaacatcagtaaaaataataaaaagatctATGGCTGGAAGTGGCAACAGACCTTAAGATAAGAAGTTTTAGCCTTTAAAACTCCCCAGATGGCTGTCGTAAAGGACAATAAAGAATGTACAATGCTGTAATGGAAATAATTACAGCATGTTCAGATGACAACAGTAAAATGGTTAAaggcaaataaaattttaaaactgtagTTAAATAAAATGCCTTGGTGTTATTTGCAGACACTTTGCATGTCACAAGAAAGTTAATTTAAGAAGTGCTTTCACACCGCAGTGTGGCTCTTTGTCCGCAGTTTCATTCCCTTGAGCTGTTTTGTTCAGTGGGATTGCAATTATGTACAGTATAATgtagattcttttttttctggaaacaaAAACTTCATTCTCCTCTGGGGGAAAGAAGCTTTTTCTTACCTATCCCCTCCCTCTCAGGGTCAACAGAAATCAAAATGTGgccttgaaattattgttaGTGTACAATACAAACCCTTGTAAAATAGTACAAAATCCAGTAACCTGTCAGTCAACAGTCAGCTGACAGGTTACCAACACATTActgacacattaccaacagtcagCCGAGAGTGTTAAGTTGACcaaaaattgatagaaaatggTAGTGCATTTAGGGGATTGGGAACtagaaaaacttttcaatatgGTGGATAATTGAAATCGTGTTTCGCTAACCAATGCAAAAAAGTGGGCAAAAGCCATAGTAGCTATTGAGAGTGCAGTGCAAGGTATCTTTTTGAAATGACTGTTCCTCTTTTTATGTAGTTTTAGAAGCAATAAATAGGTAAATGTTTATGATCATTTCAGTTTATGACCCActgacaggttaccgacaggttGCCAATAGGTCACTGACTGTTGGCTGACAGTCAGCTAAGACTTTGGCCAGACACATAACAAAAACGGTGTCGGCTGACTGTTGGCCACCTGTTGGCCAACAGTTGGCTGACAATCGGCTGACAGACGGCCGACAGTATCTTTTTAgaactgttcttcacttttactGAAAAATCTAGCAGGAACTTTATAGTACACTGGAACttaaaacaacttaaattaaTACAAACTGAGAGAAAACTTGCTTTccaataaaacaaattataacattaacacaaaacaaaggaaaagaatttgGCATGTCATGACCATGCATAGGAACAAATTTAAGTTTAGCTTAATTATCTAACACTTACACTTGTAGTGAGTGAGTCATGTAAAAGGTACAGCTACTGTgatacacaaaacaaaaaaataaaaggggATTTTCCAATTTCATGTtacttattatgttaaatattgcaCCTGATCTTACGACAGCAGATACCATGACGAATGTAATGTTGCAGTCCAGACACATGAAACTCAAGGTGACTAaaagagtaaacaaaaaaacaatcaaaatatgTACAGCATATATTAAATCAATCTTCCAACTGTTGAACTTATGAAAGTTTGCATATACACAAACTATAATATTATTGTGGTAAAGCACATTAAATTTTCACCATTATTGGATTATTTCATTACAGAGCTGTAGATACATGTAGTTTACTTGCTTGTGATAGAAGCATTAAATTCTATTAGTGTACCTATGACTGCCAGCTGTATGAAGAACAGCTTCCCTAAACAGCTTCAGTAGCTGTGACTCATTGACAAGTCTCTCATTAATGATATCGTCAAACTACAGAACAACATTGGTACAGTAAATGTTTTTAACTCAGAAGAAACATCACACTATTTATACATTTAATGTTGTCTGATTGCTCAAAGCAGCATTGAGAAGCTAACAATTAGTCACATAATTCTGGCAACCTGAGTACAAGTCATAATTTCATCATCATACGGTTCCtttccacaaatttttttttgcgaaaagtCTGGAGGTCTACACGTACAATACCCAGAACATAAACCAGACGATTATCTGATAAAGTGCTGCCGAGAATTGGAATCTGTGACTAACACAAAAGGAAGACGGAAAGTTGGAGATAGAGagagagctaaaaaaaaaagacaaacaaacaaacaaacagggtcaaatggaaaaaattgaaataactccTGCTTGGTATTCCAAGATGGCTACAGGAATATCatcttttaattaaatttcaatcatgttttaatatttaattattcTACATTTAAATTGAATACCTCCAATAACAAAAGTACCTCTAACTGTGTATTATCAGATGCAGACACAAAGGAATCAGCATCAGAAGAGTTCTGATCCTCCAGATCTTCATTGAATTCCAACGGTATTTGCTCCTGTAAACTCCCATCATCAATCCATGTCGACATGTTGTTTGGTGTCCGTGGTAAAGGTGTCTCCATGAGATCATACTGTTAAATCACTTTCCGCAGCTTTCTGGAACCACTAATCAAGGCATTCAGCTTTTTGTCCGCTTCAATGAGGAAGAATGAGTTTTTTCCTCCTTGAGAGAGACCTGGACGCCGCCATTCCATCACATAATCTGTAGCTTCATACCAATGTTCCAATGCCATGTCAAAGTTTTCAACACCTG is a window encoding:
- the LOC131785326 gene encoding uncharacterized protein, with the protein product MSSVSVMGDAKVTYDEQDGSLSSCLSNERIYGPGLPDVISFPQVPSLKPGESFCSALFNAPKSERIRNLAKESTFIQGMVKGSLDPNVYGGYMVQDAAYCFNAVDSFERAAEKMQEVGKPEFSLFYRTQSESFKRYNLDFLQKWRLRNSDSVAMGPAAATYVGYERALSQNDPKYLCIAMLPCTMLWPWIADQIIDLTQVIFLFD
- the LOC131785325 gene encoding mitoguardin 1-like: MSTWIDDGSLQEQIPLEFNEDLEDQNSSDADSFVSASDNTQLEFDDIINERLVNESQLLKLFREAVLHTAGSHSHLEFHVSGLQHYIRHGICCRKISIVHSLLSFTTAIWGVLKAKTSYLKDPYGFMAHFYVVAQYVSPVLAWGFLGSDDKLKIVCEYFKSLILDFIRDLFDFTTCDYSSIESLCDSIVRLAKERSEQLLNSDTCETKLLQAAASFDETLIEAPTTPSKEVQKNEEHV